In Gemmatimonadaceae bacterium, the genomic window TCGCATTCACCTTCGCGCTGGCCGCCTGCAACTCGGACGCGCCGATGCCGACCGCAGACCACATGCCCGGCGGTCTGATGCTCTCCGACCTGACGCAAGCTTCGCAGGCTCAGACGCTCAACGACCTCAGGAACTTCACCGCGCCCTTGCACGACATCGACGTGGCGCTCAATCGGAAGTACCAAGTCTTCGTCATGCCGCCCGCCACGGAGGGAGACGGCTGCATCTCCGACCCGATGCTGGGCGGCATGGGGTATCACTACACGCGTTTCGACAACCTCTTCGACGACACGATCGATCTGCTCAACCCGGAGTTCCTCGTCTACGCGCCGAAGAACGCGCCGCGTCGAGACGAGGTCCCGCTGACGAGGCTCGCGGCCGTCGAATACTTCCTGCCATTCACCCCGAAGTGGCCGGGCCCGAAGCAACTTGGTTTCGTGAAGGCGCCCTCGCTGCACGACTTCCCGTCGACGAGCGGACTTCCCGACGTCGAGTTCACGCCCACAGATCGATTCGGCGGCTGGATGTTTCACATCTGGCTCTGGGAGAACAACCCGGCCGGCATGTTCGAGAACTTCAACGGCTCCGTCCCTCTCTGTCAGCCCGCCGGTCCGGGGTGACGTGACGACTGCTGTCTTCGCGTAGAGGCTTGGTACTGCACATCTGGCCTGTACGATTTGAAGTGCAACGATTTCGCGGAACAACACGGATCTTGCGGAAAAAACAAAGAACCTTTGGGAACGACCTCGGGTTGCCACGCTTCGGCTCCCCGAGGTCGTTCCCAAAAAGTTCTTTGTTTTGTTTTTCCGCGAAATCCGTGGTGTCTCCGCGGAATCGTTGCAGTACCGGCAGTTTTCTAGCTCCATGGTCAAGACAGCTAGACCTGCCGACCGTGGACCAATGTCGCGTTTCTTTGCGCGCAGGGTCTCGACAAGTGACGAACGTGGCCACAGGCTCCTTGGATGAGTAGATGCTCAACCAACGGCTAATCATGCCGGAACCGCTCTCGTCGATCGAGTCTGCGTTGCTCCACGTGTTTTGTCAGCAAGGGGCACGTGCGGGCGATCCGATACCAGCATCGGTTCTGTCGTGGAATGCGTTCGGCCCGTCCGCTCCGGTGTGGGGTGAATTGCAGACGGCGCTCTTGAACCTCCAGTTCCGTGGCTTGGTCGCGCCGGGGCCCGATCCGGTCGGCGCAACGTCCTGGGCGCTGACTCTCGCCGGCGAAGAGTTCTTGAAGACCTGAGTCCGCTCGCGAGACCGGTTCCTGCCGGCCGCGGGCCGAGAGCGAGATGTATGGACCTTCGCCGTCGATGGAGAGCCCTGGCGAGCGGCGCGACGACGCGCCATTCCTTGGGTGGACACCCCACCCGAGCGAACGATGTTCTCGACGCGTCTCACCTTACTCTGCGCGCTCGCCTCACCGCCGACGGCGGCCACGAGGCCGGCGCCGGCGATCACAGAGCAATCCGTCCGACGGGTCGCCACGCTGCACACTGCGCGAGCGGTGCACACCGCGACGCCTCTTCTCTCGGGTGATATCCTGATCGTCGGAGGCATGACCGAGGGAGGCGGCGCCGCTGCATCGGCCGAGCTCGTAGATCCCCGCGACAATTCGACTCGCGACGTCGGCTCGCTCGTGACTGCTCGTCATGGGCATTCGGCCACGTTGCTTCCGGATGGACGCGTGCTCGTCGCCGGTGGCTACAACGGCGACTACTTGGCGTCGCTCGAGATGTACGACCCCTCGTCGAAGCGTTTTCGACCGGCGGGTTCGCTCGCCGAACCGCGGAGCGGACACACCGCGACGATGCTGCCGGACGGCCGCATTCTCTTCACCGGCGGCGTTGGAACCGGATGGACATTCTTGCGGAGCGCTGAGCTGTACGATCCGGCGACGGCGCGCTCTGAATCGGTGGGATCCATGACCGTGCCGCGCGAGAGCCACGTCGCCGCTCTGCTCGAGGACGGGCGGGTCTTGATCGTCGGCGGTCACGCCGGCCGGCGCGAAAACATGGTCGTGTACTCGAGCGCCGAGATCTTTTCTCCCACGACCCGCCGGTTCACGCCGGCCGCATCGATGCGCACTCCGCGCCACAAGCACGATGCGGTGAAGCTGCACGACGGCCGCATCCTCGTTCTCGGTGGCGCCGACCGGACGGATCGCACGTACTTCGCGACGACGGAGATTTACAATCCTCGAACGGACCGCTTCGATACCGGTCCGACGATGGCCAACGAGCGATACAAGATCGCCGGGACGACCGTCGTCCTTCCCGATGGCGGCGTCCTCGTCACGTCCGGCGCGCGCACCGCCGAGTTGTTCGACGCCACCGCGCAACGCGTTCGCGAAGTCACCGGCGGGCTGAGCGCCGCTTTTCGCTTTGCCGCCGCCGCCCCGCTCCACGACGGCGACGTCTTGATCACCGGCGGATACGACGACCGGAGCCGGATCACCAACGGCGTCTGGCGCTTCGAGCACCGCTGACGCGCGCGACCACGTCGCGTAGAAATCGTCGCACATGGTCACAGCCCGCATTACCATTTGGCCATGCGCGACAAGCCACCGATCGAGGTTCCTCCCGCCTCGCGTGCGAAAGCGATCGCCTCGATCCGAAGATACTTTCGCGAGGAGCTCGACCAGGACATCGGCGACCTGAAGGCCGCCCTGCTCTTCGACTACTTCGTCGCCGAGCATGGGCCGACGATCTACAACCAGGGGATCGCCGACGCGCGAGCGTTCTTCGAGGAACGCTCGGCGGATCTCGCCGCGATCTGCTATCAGATCGAGTTTCCGTTTTGGGAGCGAGACTCGCGAGTCGACGCCGGCCAAACGCCGCCAAAGCGCGGGCGCAAATGAGAGCGCGAATCGCCTTCTTGGCGACAGCGGTCGTCGGCTGTATTCACACCTCCTTTTCAGATTTGCAGCTCGTCATTCGATCGGCCGACATTCCCAGCAGTCCGAGCTGGATCATTTACAAGATTTCCGGCAACGCCGTTGAGATGATGGCCCCGATGGTCCCCGGAGGCAGCGCGCAACGACGCGATCACCCGGGCGCGGTGCGCGTCTACGCGTGCGGGGACCGTGATCTGCGCGGAACGTTGGATCCGGCGCGCGTGGCAAGTCTGCGCCGCGCCTACGGAATCGCCTGCTGAATCGCAAACGATTTCGCGGACTACCACGGATTTCGCGGAAGGCACAAACGCTTTAGACGACATCGGGCGGCTACCACTCTGCAGCCTGAGGCAGTTCCCCAAAAGACTTATCCGCGCAATCCGTGGTGTTTCCGCGAAATCGTTGCAGTACCGTGTCGTCAAGCTTCCATGGCGACATGGCTGATGTGTCGCGCCCCGAAACCTCGGTGGCTGAGGTGCGCGAATTCGAATCGTGGTCTACCTTAGACGCATCTTCACGGCATCACACGACAATGACGGGTGCAGAGGCGCGGCTGGCGCGTGAGGCGCTTGGACTGACGCAGGACGAAATGGCGGCGAGCTTCGGCATGACTCCCGCCGTCGTCGCCGGCTGGGAGGACGGACGCGTCAGTGTGCCGCGCTATGTGGGCGCAACGCTGCAGTGGACGGCCGCTCAGATCGAACGACGCGACGCGCTCGCCGCCAGCGGCCTTCCGAGCTGCGGTTGGATTCACGCGTTCGAGCAAGAACCTGAAGTGATCGGAAGCGCGCGCGTGAAGGAACGCCAAGCGCGGTTGAAGGCGCACATGGACGCGTGCGACACGTGCAAGGCCCGAGTCGCGTACATCGCCGAGCGATTTCCGGCGATGCCGCGCCCGCCCATCGCCGGGTTGATGGCGCTCGTGGTGCCGATCCTGGATCGCGTTCGCCGCTTGCCGGAATGGGCGCAACCGCCGGTGATCGGCGCGATGATCTGCTCGGCGTACAGCCTGATCAGGCTCTTCTTTTCGCTGCGCGGCATCGGCTCTTCCGGTATCGACGAAGTGCTCGCGGGTTTGGCCGTATTCGCGGCCAATGCGTCGATCGGCATCGTCGGCGGCTTCGTCTACGTGTTCTATCGCCGGCTGACCGGCGACGGACTCAAGCCCGCGAAACCCAAGGACTAGTCGCGTCGATCACGGCGGTGCCGGAAGCGCGTGGCGCACATCGAAGATCTTCGCCCACAGGTCGCCCTTCGCGTCGAGACGCTTGGCCATCGTTCGCAGCGTAAACGTTCGAGGCGCCGCCTCGCCGCTCTCGACTTCTTCCCACGTACACGGCGCCGACGCCGGCGCCCCGGGTTTTGGTCGCAGCGCGTACGTGGCCGCGTACGTCGCGCCGAATTCGTTGCGGCCGGTGTCGATGAGAATCTTGCCGCCGCGGTCGGCCTTGTAGAACTCCTGCGTCAAGAGATCCGGCGCGCGGCGCACGAGCTCGCGGCCCAGTGAATGCGCGAAGTGGGCGACCCTTCCGCTGTCGGATTTCTCGTCGAGCGCGAATGCGACGTGGAATCCCTTCGACCCCGAGGTCTTGACCCAGCTCGTGACGCCTAGCTCGGCGAGCGCATCTCGCACGAGCAGCGCCGCCGAGCGTAGCGCGTCGGCGTTCTCCTCGAGCGGATCCAGGTCGAACAAGCACAGATCCGGATGGAACAAGTCCGGCACCCGCGACGTCCACACGTGCGGCGTGATGCAGTTCTGATTCGCGAGCCACATGATGCCGCGTGCGTCTCGCACGACTGGATAGTTGACGATGCCGTCGGACTTCGGCACGGCGATGCGCTCGAGCCACCCAGGGGCGCCCTTCGCGACGTTCTTCTGAAAGAAGCCCTTGTCGCCGATGCCGCGATGAAAACGCTCGAGCGTGACGGGGCGCCCTACTATATGTAGCAGCATCGCCGGAGCGACGAGCTCGTAGTACGC contains:
- a CDS encoding kelch repeat-containing protein, with the protein product MFSTRLTLLCALASPPTAATRPAPAITEQSVRRVATLHTARAVHTATPLLSGDILIVGGMTEGGGAAASAELVDPRDNSTRDVGSLVTARHGHSATLLPDGRVLVAGGYNGDYLASLEMYDPSSKRFRPAGSLAEPRSGHTATMLPDGRILFTGGVGTGWTFLRSAELYDPATARSESVGSMTVPRESHVAALLEDGRVLIVGGHAGRRENMVVYSSAEIFSPTTRRFTPAASMRTPRHKHDAVKLHDGRILVLGGADRTDRTYFATTEIYNPRTDRFDTGPTMANERYKIAGTTVVLPDGGVLVTSGARTAELFDATAQRVREVTGGLSAAFRFAAAAPLHDGDVLITGGYDDRSRITNGVWRFEHR
- a CDS encoding DUF2164 domain-containing protein, giving the protein MRDKPPIEVPPASRAKAIASIRRYFREELDQDIGDLKAALLFDYFVAEHGPTIYNQGIADARAFFEERSADLAAICYQIEFPFWERDSRVDAGQTPPKRGRK
- a CDS encoding helix-turn-helix domain-containing protein; protein product: MTGAEARLAREALGLTQDEMAASFGMTPAVVAGWEDGRVSVPRYVGATLQWTAAQIERRDALAASGLPSCGWIHAFEQEPEVIGSARVKERQARLKAHMDACDTCKARVAYIAERFPAMPRPPIAGLMALVVPILDRVRRLPEWAQPPVIGAMICSAYSLIRLFFSLRGIGSSGIDEVLAGLAVFAANASIGIVGGFVYVFYRRLTGDGLKPAKPKD
- the ligD gene encoding non-homologous end-joining DNA ligase, which encodes MSDVAITHPEKVMFPDDGITKGELAAYYELVAPAMLLHIVGRPVTLERFHRGIGDKGFFQKNVAKGAPGWLERIAVPKSDGIVNYPVVRDARGIMWLANQNCITPHVWTSRVPDLFHPDLCLFDLDPLEENADALRSAALLVRDALAELGVTSWVKTSGSKGFHVAFALDEKSDSGRVAHFAHSLGRELVRRAPDLLTQEFYKADRGGKILIDTGRNEFGATYAATYALRPKPGAPASAPCTWEEVESGEAAPRTFTLRTMAKRLDAKGDLWAKIFDVRHALPAPP